A window of the Acidithiobacillus thiooxidans ATCC 19377 genome harbors these coding sequences:
- the hemG gene encoding protoporphyrinogen oxidase, with protein sequence MDKIIIIGGGLSGLASAYFLQQQGVQSRLLEAAPQVGGNLLSIKENGFLRDAGPNSLMLKGQVVPALMDSLQLQQEIVEANPLAKRRYILNRKRQLVPLGPGVLSSGKLLSLQGRLRLLSEAFRGRGKSSAEESIAGFVRRRLGPEVLTWLVDPFVSGVFAGDPERLAVAATFPRLVKMEQEHGSLFRAALAGRKNPTKPRLVSFHNGLQALPLRMAERLEGLLQCNTPVDLLQQHEDGTWEVFSQQQSWRSEKIILSLPAHKAAALLATLQPTLAAELKAISYPAVTTLSLGFPRSSVAHPLDGFGMLIPRTMGLETLGVLFSSTLFPDRAAPEQVLMTAFIGGSQNPLRGRSDSDLLQTVLHEIRPILGIAGEPSFSRCQNWPEAIPQYELGHLARLERIAKITRQIPGLYFRANWSDGVALGDCMEAAQQLSQKLAH encoded by the coding sequence TTGGATAAAATCATCATTATTGGTGGCGGCCTTTCCGGTCTCGCCAGTGCCTATTTTTTGCAGCAACAGGGCGTGCAGTCCCGCCTGCTGGAAGCAGCCCCCCAAGTCGGGGGGAATCTTCTGAGCATCAAAGAAAATGGTTTTCTGCGGGATGCCGGACCCAATTCGCTGATGCTCAAAGGTCAGGTGGTTCCGGCACTGATGGATTCACTCCAACTGCAACAGGAAATCGTCGAAGCCAACCCTCTGGCCAAAAGGCGCTACATACTCAATCGCAAACGCCAACTGGTCCCACTCGGACCGGGAGTACTATCCAGCGGAAAGTTACTCTCTCTGCAGGGTCGCCTGCGCCTCCTCAGCGAAGCTTTTCGCGGGCGCGGCAAGTCCTCAGCGGAAGAAAGCATCGCCGGATTTGTACGCCGCCGCCTGGGTCCTGAAGTACTTACCTGGCTGGTTGATCCTTTTGTTTCGGGAGTATTTGCCGGGGATCCGGAACGACTGGCAGTTGCCGCCACTTTTCCGCGCCTGGTCAAAATGGAACAGGAACATGGTTCGCTATTCAGGGCCGCACTTGCTGGCCGTAAGAACCCCACCAAGCCACGTCTGGTTTCTTTCCACAATGGCCTGCAGGCCTTGCCCCTGCGCATGGCGGAACGGCTGGAGGGACTCCTGCAGTGCAACACGCCGGTAGATCTACTGCAACAACACGAGGACGGAACCTGGGAAGTATTCAGTCAACAGCAAAGCTGGCGGAGTGAAAAAATCATTCTGTCCCTGCCTGCCCATAAAGCAGCGGCCCTGCTGGCAACGCTGCAGCCAACCCTGGCGGCAGAACTGAAAGCCATCAGCTATCCAGCAGTCACTACGCTTTCTCTGGGATTCCCGCGCAGCAGCGTTGCGCATCCCCTGGATGGTTTCGGCATGCTGATTCCCCGTACAATGGGTCTGGAAACCCTGGGCGTCCTGTTCTCCTCCACGCTGTTTCCAGATCGCGCAGCTCCAGAGCAGGTTCTGATGACGGCATTCATTGGCGGCAGCCAGAATCCTTTGCGGGGTCGCAGTGACAGCGACCTTCTCCAGACCGTTTTACACGAAATCCGACCCATTTTGGGCATAGCAGGAGAACCCAGCTTCAGTCGCTGTCAAAACTGGCCGGAAGCCATCCCCCAATATGAACTGGGCCACCTGGCTCGCCTGGAACGCATCGCCAAAATAACCCGGCAGATTCCTGGATTGTATTTCCGCGCCAACTGGAGTGACGGTGTCGCCCTGGGTGATTGTATGGAAGCCGCCCAACAACTCAGCCAGAAGCTCGCACACTAG
- a CDS encoding AI-2E family transporter, which produces MQRFFFLAILILLGWLTIRLSPVLTPFLLAAILAYLGNPLVTYLQRHRIGRSWGTTLVFVIVLLIFAGSIMALLPVIKHQSLLFVEYLQKYGGLLQSRLIPQIAAATGIQLDSGAVSHYATSNAQKLATWLGHGVQVALSSGSGLLTSALSIILVPVLGFYLLRDWPRLLVRIDQWIPQKHAPLIRLLSRDADTMLMAFLRGQLLVMLALGCSYAIGLSIIGLKTAILIGLIAGILSFVPYLGVISGVLMASLAMYVQTGSLLSVAWVLLVFFIGQILESMVFTPYLVGDRIGLHPVAVIFAVMAGGELFGFIGLLLALPVTAVLVALLRHFQSWYLQSPYYLGKE; this is translated from the coding sequence ATGCAACGCTTTTTTTTCCTGGCCATTTTGATTTTGCTGGGGTGGTTGACGATTCGTCTGTCTCCCGTTCTTACCCCCTTTTTACTGGCAGCCATTTTGGCCTATCTGGGTAACCCTCTGGTGACTTATCTCCAGCGTCATCGCATTGGCCGCAGTTGGGGCACCACGTTGGTGTTTGTGATTGTCCTGCTGATTTTTGCGGGTAGCATCATGGCCCTGTTACCGGTCATCAAGCATCAATCCCTGCTTTTTGTGGAGTATCTGCAAAAATATGGAGGATTACTGCAAAGCCGTTTGATCCCGCAAATTGCCGCAGCAACGGGTATTCAACTGGATAGCGGCGCTGTTTCCCACTATGCCACCAGTAATGCCCAGAAACTGGCCACATGGCTGGGACATGGCGTACAAGTTGCGTTGAGCTCCGGGTCAGGGCTATTGACCAGCGCATTAAGCATCATTCTGGTGCCGGTTCTGGGTTTTTATTTATTACGGGACTGGCCGCGTTTGCTGGTCCGGATTGATCAGTGGATTCCGCAAAAGCATGCACCCTTAATACGTCTTTTGAGCCGGGATGCCGACACCATGCTGATGGCCTTTCTGCGTGGCCAACTGCTGGTCATGCTCGCCCTGGGTTGCAGCTACGCCATTGGTCTCAGCATCATCGGCCTTAAAACCGCCATTCTCATTGGTCTGATAGCCGGCATCCTGAGTTTTGTCCCTTATCTGGGTGTCATCAGCGGCGTCCTCATGGCCAGTCTCGCCATGTATGTGCAAACCGGTTCGCTGCTTTCGGTTGCCTGGGTATTATTGGTATTTTTCATCGGACAGATTCTGGAAAGCATGGTATTTACCCCATATCTGGTAGGAGACCGCATCGGCCTGCATCCTGTGGCCGTGATATTTGCCGTGATGGCCGGGGGAGAGTTGTTCGGTTTTATCGGCCTCTTGCTCGCCCTCCCCGTCACTGCCGTATTAGTGGCATTATTACGGCATTTTCAAAGCTGGTATTTGCAAAGCCCTTACTATCTGGGCAAGGAATAA